The Candida albicans SC5314 chromosome 5, complete sequence genome includes a region encoding these proteins:
- the GDE1 gene encoding glycerophosphocholine phosphodiesterase (Glycerophosphocholine phosphodiesterase; mutation confers hypersensitivity to 5-fluorouracil (5-FU); F-12/CO2 early biofilm induced), with the protein MKFGKTYVTHQIPEWSIYYMNYKQLKKIIKSIDSAANTNVDESKYPEVISDTLGSFFYDLDRDIEKVDSFYNTKFKEYNRRLNKIFQVLGYQDGQITHNIESSEELDEIINILIELKSLFRNLKWFAELNHKGFIKILKKLDKKLTSILSQHSGVSVGGVSNHNQEAYMGSRINALPFANGTEASNCLDSIHHILSRIETRNDVVQETIPVENNETSISALIKNDDFEGLKKHITIKSSQKFLISTLNKAALANSTKCIDVIWNQLDMLYDDSDFNGRNFFHQHIISLGKAQFIREEQIVPGEVTNRLIGGDNGPDNSNKNDNPIGLLYILNKLKHKRLILAEDHYHRTPLHYASQYGLVEVTRYLVEFGVKWGLINTSISIDDVSIWGDQEGLTPLHLSIIGKHPKTTETLLGFNKAQTLTCPNLLLLAVRLNSPQILNSLIVEGNIDVNYTDIDHRNETALYIASKLNHPDLVEFLLESNANTEIGENVFGWTPIFIAASEGFMTIVKLLKEYGASYDIVDDSGWLPMEHACLRGHLDVTDLLLPKNEKLLLYDMYHPENNLPRIPSLAASPVLTGSDDGTVSTSSIDKLPEPQKNTVNQFYKQLKNNSSNNVSRSTSPKRNKRYKPVKSFGHRYLNEDESLILLTLGTTDLRDTNVPVELNKVSLAKSFATELDTALSLSITCRHKLTNNPVEPPVVVDLPLEDFHGSATDPISFKLSNDLTVNDVIITFDIIPTYQVNKKVIGRAIALLKDAYTKVGPNLRSLNNSIAIPIIESTNLDILGTIRFEYLQVLPFKHKAMSIARSDTYWKQLVSTRVIGHRGLGKNLSGKKSLQLGENTVESFIAAASLGASYVEFDVQLTKDHVPVVYHDFTVAESGVDIPMHLLTLEQFMGFNTPTEKPTHTVDDEVLTRGKQRAQSSYQLSNNHNDDIEKEFANQRDERMKFTKTWKNQGYKGNLRGSSVASNFVTLRELFRKLPNNVGFNIEVKYPMLDEAQLEDMGEIGVDLNFFVDTILKVIYDENTTGRDIVFSSFHPDICLLLSLKQPTMPVLFLTEAGTAPMYDIRASSLQNAVRFSKKWNLLGIVSNALALIKTPRLAQVVKSMGLVCVTYGTENNEPELAKIQMRAGVDAVIVDSVLAVREGLREHNETMNEFEDSPTE; encoded by the coding sequence ATGAAGTTCGGTAAAACATATGTGACCCATCAGATTCCAGAATGGTCTATCTATTATATGAACTACAAGCAACTTAAAAAGATAATCAAGTCAATCGATTCTGCTGCCAATACCAATGTCGATGAAAGTAAATATCCAGAAGTTATCTCCGACACATTAGGATCCTTCTTCTATGATTTAGATAGAGATATAGAGAAGGTGGATTCGTTTTACAACACCAAATTTAAGGAGTATAATCGTCGTTTGAATAAGATCTTCCAAGTTTTAGGTTACCAAGATGGGCAGATCACACATAATATCGAATCAAGCGAGGAATTAGAcgaaatcatcaacattttAATAGAACTAAAGAGTCTATTCCGAAACTTGAAATGGTTTGCTGAATTAAACCATAAAGGATTTATCAAGATCTTGAAGAAGTTAGATAAGAAATTGACTTCGATTTTAAGCCAGCATAGCGGTGTTTCGGTTGGTGGTGTTTCTAATCATAACCAAGAAGCTTATATGGGTAGTAGAATCAATGCCTTGCCCTTTGCAAATGGCACAGAGGCTTCCAATTGTTTGGATAGTATTCATCATATTTTATCGAGAATCGAAACCAGAAACGATGTCGTCCAGGAAACTATCCCAGTTGAAAACAACGAAACTTCAATAAGTGCTCTCATTAAAAATGACGACTTTGAAGGATTGAAGAAACATATCACTATTAAAAGTTCTCAAAAGTTCTTGATATCCACTTTAAACAAAGCTGCATTGGCTAATTCCACCAAATGTATTGACGTTATTTGGAATCAACTTGATATGTTATATGATGATTCCGATTTCAACGGTAGAAACTTTTTCCACCAGCATATTATTAGTTTAGGAAAAGCTCAGTTCATTAGAGAGGAACAAATTGTCCCTGGAGAAGTAACAAATAGACTTATTGGAGGTGATAATGGTCCTGATAACAGTAATAAAAACGACAACCCTATTGGATTACTTTACATtctcaacaaattgaaacataAAAGGTTGATTTTGGCTGAAGATCATTACCACCGTACACCATTGCATTATGCTTCTCAATATGGGTTGGTTGAAGTAACAAGATATTTAGTAGAGTTTGGGGTTAAATGGGGATTGATTAATACATCGATTTCTATAGATGATGTTAGTATTTGGGGAGACCAAGAAGGGTTAACACCTTTACACTTGTCAATTATAGGTAAACATCCTAAAACCACTGAAACTTTGCTCGGTTTCAACAAGGCGCAAACTTTGACATGCCccaatttattgttgttggcaGTTCGTTTGAATTCACCGCAAATTTTAAACTCCCTTATCGTTGAAGGTAACATTGATGTCAACTACACCGATATAGATCATCGTAATGAGACTGCTTTATACATTGCTtctaaattgaatcatcCTGATTTGGTTGAGTTTCTATTAGAATCAAATGCAAACACTGAGATTGGGGAAAATGTATTCGGTTGGACACCAATTTTCATTGCTGCCAGTGAAGGATTCATGACGATcgttaaattattaaaagaatatGGCGCCTCGTATGATATCGTGGACGATTCAGGCTGGTTACCAATGGAACATGCCTGTCTTAGAGGTCATTTGGATGTCACTGATCTTTTGCTTCCtaagaatgaaaaattattgttgtacGACATGTACCACCCAGAAAACAATTTGCCAAGAATACCAAGTCTTGCTGCTAGTCCTGTGTTAACTGGTTCAGATGATGGAACTGTTTCGACCTCTAGTATCGATAAACTCCCTGAACCACAAAAAAACACGGTTAATCAATTCTATAAgcaattgaagaataattcttcaaacAACGTTTCCAGATCGACATCACCAAAACGTAACAAGAGATATAAACCAGTGAAATCTTTTGGTCACCGATATTtgaatgaagatgaatCTTTGATATTGCTTACTTTGGGTACTACCGATTTGCGTGACACCAATGTCCCTGTTGAATTAAACAAAGTCTCTTTAGCTAAGAGTTTTGCTACCGAATTGGATACTgctttatcattatcaattactTGTCGTCATAAATTGACAAATAATCCAGTGGAACCGCCCgtggttgttgatttacCATTAGAAGATTTCCATGGAAGTGCCACCGATCCTATTTCATTTAAGTTATCAAATGATTTGACTGTGAATGATGTGATAATTACTTTTGATATAATTCCAACTTATCAAGTTAACAAAAAGGTGATCGGAAGAGCAATCGCGTTACTTAAAGATGCATACACCAAAGTAGGACCAAATTTGCGCTCATTAAATAATAGCATTGCTattccaataattgaatcaacaaaCCTTGACATTTTAGGGACAATCAGATTTGAATACTTGCAAGTCTTACCTTTCAAACACAAAGCTATGAGTATTGCAAGAAGCGACACTTACTGGAAACAGCTTGTGTCCACTAGAGTAATCGGTCATCGTGGTTTAGGTAAAAACTTGAGTGGCAAGAAATCATTGCAATTGGGTGAAAACACTGTTGAATCATTTATTGCTGCTGCATCATTGGGTGCTTCCTATGTTGAGTTTGATGTTCAATTAACAAAAGATCATGTCCCTGTTGTTTACCATGATTTCACTGTTGCAGAGTCTGGGGTGGATATTCCAATGCATTTGTTAACTTTAGAGCAATTTATGGGATTTAATACACCCACAGAAAAACCCACTCATACAGTTGATGACGAAGTTTTAACTAGGGGGAAACAGAGAGCTCAATCATCGTATCAATTGTCAAATAATCACAATGACGATATTGAGAAAGAGTTTGCTAATCAAAGGGATGAAAGAATGAAATTCACTAAAACATGGAAAAACCAAGGTTATAAAGGGAATTTGAGAGGTTCATCTGTTGCTTCTAATTTTGTCACATTGCGAGAACTTTTCCGTAAATTACCAAATAATGTTGGTTTCAACATAGAAGTGAAATATCCTATGTTGGATGAAGCTCAATTAGAAGATATGGGAGAAATTGGTGTcgatttgaattttttcgTTGATACCATTTTGAAAGTTATATACGATGAAAACACCACTGGAAGAGACATTGTATTTTCTTCGTTCCATCCAgatatttgtttattgttatcaTTGAAACAACCAACCATGCcggttttgtttttgacaGAAGCTGGTACAGCACCGATGTATGATATTAGAGCAAGTTCTTTGCAGAATGCTGTCAGATTTTCTAAAAAATGGAATTTGTTGGGTATTGTATCCAATGCATTGGCATTAATCAAAACACCTAGATTGGCCCAAGTTGTTAAATCGATGGGATTGGTTTGTGTTACCTATGGTACTGAGAACAACGAACCCGAATTGGctaaaattcaaatgagAGCTGGTGTTGATGCTGTCATTGTGGATAGTGTTTTAGCAGTTAGAGAAGGATTAAGGGAACATAATGAAACCATGAATGAGTTTGAGGATTCCCCTACTGAATAG
- the TIP41 gene encoding Tip41p (Protein involved in TOR signaling pathway; regulates protein phosphatase 2A (PP2A) activity; regulates Rad53p during recovery from DNA damage) — translation MSETNNPASSNDKKPVVFAVPSSSTRRGINAVHVNSAREMVRLHTQGRNPPAARQANVPSIPSRVVEASHAPTKKATDSMPSKFPNIQIPLHHDETECKNPQCQHCGQIIIPSPQSSYPIQDKPSISVNGWSVFTTKKPILNSLELDHLAETKFEFPLPEMIFGNNNVRIRNDVTGGTIEFNAIDALSSLDPNCPLKVSCHEEWLKSRRSKHASLKQEQSLKKDLSEFTENLDGLKPYDWTYSTNYKGTLQNLDLKSSTLHEIPIDKLTKPDPILFFDEAILFEDELADNGISILSYKIRVMPTCLLLLCRFFLRIDDVIFRVRDTRCYIDFETNTLTREYKVQEQEYDKVMSLVKVKNNKDPKKLFRDSNWVSQNIPVLNKEIETIVVNTET, via the coding sequence ATGAGTGAAACCAACAATCCTGCCTCGTCCAATGATAAGAAACCAGTAGTGTTTGCTGTTCCATCTTCTTCCACCCGAAGAGGAATAAATGCTGTGCATGTCAACTCAGCTCGTGAAATGGTCAGGTTACACACGCAAGGAAGAAATCCACCAGCTGCTAGACAAGCCAACGTGCCCTCTATTCCAAGCAGAGTAGTGGAAGCTTCTCATGCTCCAACGAAAAAAGCTACAGACTCAATGCCATCCAAGTTCCCCAACATTCAGATTCCATTACATCACGATGAAACAGAATGTAAAAATCCACAATGTCAACACTGTGgacaaattattatccCCTCGCCTCAATCATCTTATCCAATTCAAGACAAACCTTCTATATCAGTAAATGGCTGGAGTGTATTTACCACCAAGAAACCTATACTTAATTCCTTGGAGTTGGACCATTTAGCAGAGACCAAGTTTGAGTTCCCCTTACCAGAAATGATATTTGGAAATAACAATGTTAGGATACGTAATGATGTTACCGGTGGAACAATAGAATTTAATGCCATTGATGCATTGAGCTCGTTGGATCCAAATTGTCCTTTGAAAGTTAGTTGTCATGAGGAATGGTTGAAATCTAGACGATCGAAACATGCAAGTTTAAAACAGGAACAATCACTCAAAAAAGATCTTTCAGAATTCACAGAGAATCTAGATGGGTTGAAACCATATGATTGGACGTATTCGACAAATTATAAAGGTACATTACAAAATcttgatttgaaatcttCGACATTGCATGAGATcccaattgataaattgacaAAACCTGATcctattttatttttcgaTGAAgcaattttatttgaagatgaattagCTGACAATGGGATATCGATATTGAGTTATAAAATCAGAGTTATGCCCACttgtttgttattgttgtgtCGATTTTTCCTCCGAATCGATGATGTTATATTCAGAGTTAGAGATACAAGATGTTacattgattttgaaactaATACACTTACCAGAGAATACAAGGTACAAGAGCAAGAGTATGATAAAGTTATGAGTTTGGTTAAAGTGAAAAATAACAAAGATCCAAAGAAACTATTTAGGGATTCAAATTGGGTCAGTCAGAACATACCTGTTCTCAATAAGGAAATCGAAACAATTGTTGTAAATACCGAAACTTAG
- a CDS encoding mitochondrial 37S ribosomal protein mS42 (Putative mitochondrial ribosomal protein of the small subunit; mutation confers hypersensitivity to 5-fluorocytosine (5-FC), 5-fluorouracil (5-FU), and tubercidin (7-deazaadenosine)), with amino-acid sequence MFNSISRGVFASSTRFTRVARFLHQVPKLESHETWTQEGIPGFLSPKGYNLAWTDYQNYLLTNLTLLTNGTSSEYKTPYQTLLHTAKQTTQQHVFHYASMAHNNHFFFQQLDTKENASKTKPSRFLMEKLMHEDILDLDQLRNKLLTMAENTYGQGWIFLVETEDKNLKFINCHNDGTPYYYAKQQLLDLNGGIDEGNFSYLENLKSRALNNEKDYTLPILAINYWDYMYIPDYGVTGKSDYLNKLWDHINWDVVNKRLFQI; translated from the coding sequence ATGTTCAATTCTATAAGTCGAGGGGTATTTGCATCTTCAACTAGATTCACAAGAGTAGCAAGATTTTTGCATCAAGTGCCCAAATTGGAATCTCATGAAACATGGACTCAAGAAGGAATACCAGGTTTTTTGTCTCCAAAAGGTTATAACTTGGCATGGACCGATTATCAAAACTATTTATTAACTAATTTAACTTTATTGACAAATGGAACATCACTGGAATATAAAACACCATATCAAACATTGTTGCACACAGCCAAGCAAACTACACAACAACATGTTTTCCATTATGCATCGATGGCTCACAAtaatcatttctttttccaacAATTAGACACTAAAGAAAATGCATCGAAAACCAAACCATCGAGATTTCTTATGGAAAAGTTAATGCATGAAGACATTTTGGATCTTGATCAATTAAGAAATAAGTTGTTGACGATGGCAGAAAATACATATGGCCAAGGTTGGATATTTTTGGTGGAAACAGAAGacaaaaatttgaaattcatcaattgtcACAATGACGGTACTCCATATTATTATGCTAAGCAACAATTATTAGACTTAAATGGTGGAATAGATGAAGGAAACTTTAGCTATTTagagaatttgaaatcCAGAGCATTAAACAACGAAAAAGATTATACTTTACCAATATTAGCCATAAACTACTGGGACTATATGTATATTCCAGACTATGGTGTAACTGGTAAATCtgattatttgaataaGTTATGGGATCACATTAATTGGGACGTTGTAAATAAGAGATTGTTCCAAATATAG
- a CDS encoding uncharacterized protein (Ortholog of C. dubliniensis CD36 : Cd36_54170, C. parapsilosis CDC317 : CPAR2_100960, Candida tenuis NRRL Y-1498 : CANTEDRAFT_96367 and Debaryomyces hansenii CBS767 : DEHA2G24618g): MSDELGKVCDEILDETLLKFHKYGIPKVKSSSQQSASNVKQLEHKYYHLYKKLNHKLNHLLYLNKLQELNQKSNQTELDTRLKAIKDQMGIESNQELLDFLKLQNNEIKTEKLLLQYLLMIEPILKSTHQSDLNQSEQRISNMLNELYNYDENDTGLVFQKIANSKNQNDLQSGNYNLIKNVVKPILDGLGELNKTLMTLNKEYVSKKQAQVENDPEEGAKRKQYYELVRKWRELENMVTEIPVLISDLPINWYDDPTLLQIMQEVDEIQIKLNTYQSIINEDTISAYSTTELLALEFPC, from the coding sequence ATGTCCGACGAATTAGGAAAAGTTTGTGACGAAATTTTAGATGAAACacttttgaaatttcatAAATATGGTATACCTAAAGTTAAATCCAGCTCCCAACAGTCTGCTTCGAATGTAAAGCAGTTGGAGCataaatattatcatttgtacaaaaaattgaaccaCAAGCTAAACCATCTACTATATTTGAACAAACTTCAAGAGCTAAATCAGAAGTCTAATCAGACTGAATTGGATACTCGATTGAAAGCAATTAAAGACCAGATGGGTATAGAATCAAATCAAGAGTTGTTAGATTTTTTAAAGTTACAGAATAATGAGATTAAAACcgaaaaattattattacagTATTTGTTAATGATAGAACCAATACTAAAATCCACCCATCAATCtgatttaaatcaatcTGAACAGCGAATACTGAACATGCTAAATGAGCTTTACAATTATGACGAAAATGATACCGGCTtggtttttcaaaagataGCTAACAgtaaaaatcaaaatgacTTGCAATCAggaaattataatttgattaaaaatgTAGTCAAACCAATACTTGACGGTCTAGGCGAGTTAAACAAAACACTTATGAcattaaataaagaatatGTTAGCAAGAAACAAGCTCAAGTGGAAAACGACCCTGAGGAAGGTGCCAAGCGGAAACAGTATTATGAGCTTGTCAGGAAATGGAGAGAACTTGAGAATATGGTAACTGAAATCCCGGTATTGATATCGGACCTACCTATCAATTGGTATGATGATCCCACGTTGCTACAAATAATGCAAGAAGTAGAcgaaattcaaataaagtTGAATACATACCAGCTGATAATTAATGAGGACACGATATCTGCATACAGTACAACAGAACTCCTAGCTTTAGAATTTCCATGTTGA
- a CDS encoding uncharacterized protein (Ortholog(s) have role in protein folding in endoplasmic reticulum and ER membrane protein complex, cell division site, cytosol, mitotic spindle pole body, nucleus localization) yields MSSDPVLVKKKLLQIASTGKYATFTPEQLHAHYEELQDFLILNQDSLLDSIELFNLYELQFYLSILTLHDIEAKNVLDKICDQFDFKDSNKNKGRSQRIKILQSVYVESKGEIETASKLLSEDPDELRLSRRLTTLSRHDKNPTKYINNLIYYLNLQPSDLIAWAELSEQYQKLGNYDKSIYCLKEVVLQNPLAYPIFYKIGLLYYYLFLQNEGNLKTDKKDKLFELMKILINSRDNYLYSLEINDKYEKNWVGLKTIVSLPFNDKLKKISESSKEIKDYLNYNEKLKPIIDRKLKELNISI; encoded by the coding sequence ATGTCGTCAGATCCAGTATTAGTTAAGAAAAAGTTATTGCAAATTGCCTCAACTGGAAAATATGCCACATTTACTCCAGAACAATTACATGCCCATTACGAAGAATTACAAGATTTTTTGATCTTAAACCAAGATTCTTTACTAGactcaattgaattgtttaatCTATACGAACtccaattttatttatcaattttgaCATTACACGATATTGAAGCCAAAAATGTGTTAGACAAGATATgtgatcaatttgatttcaaggATAGCAACAAGAATAAGGGGAGATCGCaaagaattaaaatctTACAAAGTGTATATGTTGAACTGAAAGGTGAAATCGAAACGGCATCCAAATTGTTGAGTGAAGACCCCGATGAACTTAGACTACTGAGACGTTTAACAACATTAAGCAGACATGACAAGAACCCCACCAAATAcataaataatttgatatattatttgaatttacaACCCAGTGATTTAATTGCATGGGCCGAGTTGTCTGAACAGTATCAAAAATTGGGTAATTACGACAAGTCTATATATTGCTTAAAGGAAGTAGTGTTGCAGAATCCTTTAGCTTATCCTATTTTTTACAAGATTGGCTTATTATactattatttgtttttgcaGAATGAAGgcaatttgaaaactgacaaaaaagataaattgtttgagttgatgaagattttgatcaattctAGAGACAACTATTTGTACTCACTTGAAATTAATGACAAGTATGAGAAGAATTGGGTTGGtttgaaaacaattgtGAGTTTACCCttcaatgataaattaaaaaagatCAGTGAAAGCAGTAAAGAAATCAAGGATTATTTAAACTATAATGAAAAGTTGAAACCTATAATTGATCGTAAATTAAAGGAATTgaatatttcaatataa
- the CUP1 gene encoding Cup1p (Metallothionein; involved in copper resistance; copper induced; Spider biofilm induced; flow model biofilm repressed), with product MSKFELVNYASGCSCGADCKCASETECKCASKK from the coding sequence atgtCTAAATTCGAATTAGTTAACTACGCATCTGGCTGCTCTTGTGGTGCTGACTGCAAATGTGCTTCCGAAACTGAATGCAAATGTGCttccaaaaaataa
- the URA7 gene encoding CTP synthase (CTP synthase 1; flucytosine induced; protein present in exponential and stationary growth phase yeast cultures), which produces MKYVVVSGGVISGIGKGVLASSTGLLFKTLGLRVTSIKIDPYMNIDAGTMSPLEHGECFVLDDGGEVDLDLGNYERYLNITLTRNHNITTGKIYSHVIEKERNGDYLGKTVQVVPHITNAIQDWIERVARIPVDDTGLEPEVCIVELGGTVGDIESAPFVEALRQFQFRVGNENFALIHVSLVPVIHGEQKTKPTQAAIKDLRSLGLTPDMIACRCQEELEHATIEKIGMFCHVGPEQVIAVHDVNSTYHVPLLLKQQKVMNYLTKRLAIGEIDKQSLAKGEALLSKWRHLTSSHDKSFETVTIALVGKYTHLHDSYLSVIKSLEHASMRCNRRLKIEWVESSDLEEDTKKENLSKYHKAWHFVCQADGILVPGGFGSRGIEGMVAAAKYARENNVPYLGVCLGLQIAVIEFVRSVLGVSHSTSMEFDSNIEEKDASVVYMPDVDQVKLGGTMRLGIHQTKFVQDSEWSNLRKLYGGADAVYERHRHRYEVNPLLIDDIEKRGLKFIGKDETGKRMEMIELKDHKFFVGTQYHPEYLSKVLDPSRPFLGLVAAAAGILEDVLSRDDLNYKGEF; this is translated from the coding sequence ATGAAATACGTCGTTGTCTCAGGTGGTGTTATTTCCGGTATTGGTAAAGGTGTTTTAGCCTCTTCAACGGGGTTGTTATTCAAAACTTTAGGGTTGAGAGTTACTTCAATCAAAATTGACCCTTATATGAACATCGATGCTGGTACCATGTCTCCATTAGAACATGGGGAATGTTTTGTTTTAGATGATGGTGGTGAAgttgatttggatttggGTAATTATGAACGTTATTTAAACATTACCTTGACAAGAAACCACAACATTACCACTGGTAAAATCTATTCGCATGTTATtgaaaaggaaagaaatGGTGATTACTTGGGTAAAACCGTTCAAGTAGTCCCTCATATCACCAATGCAATTCAAGATTGGATTGAAAGAGTGGCACGTATCCCTGTTGATGATACTGGATTGGAACCAGAAGTTTGTATTGTTGAACTTGGTGGTACCGTCGGTGACATTGAAAGTGCTCCTTTTGTTGAAGCATTGAGACAATTCCAATTCAGAGTAGGTAACGAAAATTTTGCATTAATCCATGTTTCTTTGGTTCCTGTCATTCATGGTGAACAAAAGACAAAACCAACACAAGCAGCAATCAAAGATTTGAGATCATTGGGGTTGACTCCAGATATGATTGCTTGTAGATGtcaagaagaattggaacATGCTACAATCGAGAAGATAGGTATGTTCTGTCATGTTGGTCCAGAACAAGTTATTGCCGTTCATGATGTCAACTCAACTTATCATGTcccattattattgaaacaacaaaaagtcATGAATTACTTAACTAAGAGATTAGCAATTGGTGAAATTGACAAACAATCTTTGGCTAAGGGTGAGGCATTGTTGAGCAAATGGAGACATTTAACAAGTAGCCATGACAAGTCTTTTGAAACTGTCACTATTGCATTAGTTGGAAAGTATACTCATTTACACGATTCATACTTATCAGTTATCAAGTCGTTAGAACACGCCTCCATGAGATGTAACAGAAGATTGAAAATCGAATGGGTCGAATCTTCCGACTTGGAAGAAGacaccaaaaaagaaaacttaTCCAAGTACCACAAGGCATGGCACTTTGTTTGTCAAGCAGATGGTATTTTAGTACCTGGTGGATTTGGTTCAAGAGGTATTGAAGGTATGGTTGCTGCTGCCAAATACGCAAGAGAAAACAATGTTCCTTATTTGGGTGTTTGTTTAGGTTTACAAATTGCCGTTATTGAGTTTGTCAGAAGTGTATTAGGTGTTTCCCATTCTACTTCCATGGAATTTGATAGtaatattgaagaaaaagatgcTTCCGTAGTCTACATGCCAGATGTTGACCAAGTCAAATTAGGAGGAACTATGAGATTGGGAATCCATCAAACCAAATTCGTCCAAGACTCAGAATGGTCCAACTTGAGAAAATTATATGGTGGCGCTGATGCAGTTTACGAAAGACACAGACATAGATACGAAGTGAACCCTctattgattgatgatattgaaaaacgAGGCTTAAAATTCATTGGTAAAGATGAAACTGGGAAGAGAATGGAGATGATCGAATTAAAAGAtcataaattttttgttgggaCTCAATATCACCCAGAATACTTGTCGAAAGTATTGGATCCATCACGACCATTCCTTGGTTTGGTTGCCGCTGCTGCCGGTATATTAGAAGATGTCTTGTCTAGAGACGACTTGAACTACAAAGGGGAATTTTAG
- a CDS encoding ESCRT-II subunit protein (Ortholog(s) have structural molecule activity): MSDPILQFEFPKIYSFPPFYTQQPNTTVLNQQLDSWVSIILHYCEYYRITSLSIEGIPKHSQLEVPLSSLSSIFINKTINRQVNSDFQKLIVKHLIHNKKAEFINPKKPELGVYIYWRSLVDWGDLLYQYVDDTGQKGTVLTIYELTKSEETTVPQDLHNLDETFLVKIIKDYLIKQGKAQLLIDENNEIGGVKIV, translated from the coding sequence ATGTCAGATCCAATATTGCAGTTTGAGTTTCCGAAGATCTACTCATTTCCACCATTTTACACACAGCAGCCCAACACCACTGTCTTGAACCAACAACTAGACTCATGggtatcaataatattacaCTATTGCGAGTACTATAGAATCAcgtcattatcaattgaaggAATACCCAAACACTCACAATTAGAGGTTCCACTTTCACTGCTTTCTTCtatattcatcaataaaacCATAAATCGTCAAGTCAATTCAGATTTCCAAAAACTAATAGTAAAACATCTAATTCATAACAAAAAAGCAGAATTCATTAATCCCAAAAAACCAGAGTTGggtgtatatatatattggAGATCACTAGTCGATTGGGGTGACTTATTATATCAATATGTCGACGATACGGGTCAAAAGGGGACAGTTTTGACAATTTACGAACTTACAAAAAGTGAAGAAACCACTGTGCCACAAGATCTCCACAATTTGGATGAAACTTTTCTAGTGAAAATCATCAAagattatttgataaaacaaGGGAAAGCCCAGTTGTTGATAGACGAGAATAACGAAATTGGTGGTGTGAAAATTGTATAG